A part of Phoenix dactylifera cultivar Barhee BC4 chromosome 2, palm_55x_up_171113_PBpolish2nd_filt_p, whole genome shotgun sequence genomic DNA contains:
- the LOC103717420 gene encoding probable cysteine protease RD19D has translation MEKRGRNPPSFAAVLAAAVYLLYCSAGASDPLEDPKIRPVTDLAGHRRVGATELRFRAFMRRYGKEYGSLEEYGRRMGVFAKNLARAAEHQALDPTAVHGITPFSDLTEEEFEREFMGMAAKDDKGGASVEDPTAPRMEVDGLPSSFDWREKGAVTDVKKQGSCGSCWAFSTTGAVEGANFIATGKLLSLSEQQLVDCDHTCDTVEKDACNNGCNGGLMTNSYKYLMQAGGLQEDKSYPYTGKQGECRFNKSKVAVRVTNFTNIPLDEDQIMANLVHHGPLAVGLNAAFMQTYVRGVSCPLICFKRWLNHGVLLVGYGARGFSILRLGYRPYWIIKNSWGKHWGENGYYRLCRGHNICGIDSMASAVAATLATETG, from the exons atggagaagagaggaagaaacccCCCATCCTTCGCCGCCGTGCTCGCCGCCGCTGTCTACTTGCTATACTGCTCCGCAGGCGCATCGGACCCCCTCGAGGATCCCAAGATCCGGCCGGTGACAGACCTTGCCGGTCACCGCCGGGTGGGAGCCACCGAGCTGCGATTCCGGGCTTTCATGAGGAGATACGGGAAGGAGTACGGGAGCCTGGAGGAGTACGGCCGCCGGATGGGGGTGTTCGCGAAGAACCTGGCGAGGGCGGCGGAGCACCAGGCGCTGGACCCCACGGCGGTGCACGGGATCACGCCCTTCTCCGACCTCACCGAGGAGGAGTTCGAGCGGGAGTTCATGGGAATGGCGGCGAAGGATGATAAGGGCGGCGCCTCCGTGGAGGATCCGACCGCGCCGAGGATGGAGGTGGACGGGTTGCCATCAAGCTTTGATTGGAGGGAGAAGGGGGCTGTCACGGACGTGAAGAAACAG GGAAGCTGCGGATCTTGTTGGGCATTCAGCACAACTGGAGCTGTTGAAGGAGCAAACTTTATTGCAACCGGGAAGCTTCTGAGCCTCAGCGAACAGCAGCTCGTAGACTGCGATCACACG TGCGACACAGTGGAGAAGGATGCATGCAATAACGGGTGCAATGGCGGTCTAATGACAAATTCGTACAAGTACTTAATGCAAGCAGGTGGCTTACAAGAGGATAAGTCTTATCCTTACACTGGAAAACAAGGTGAATGCAGGTTCAACAAGAGTAAAGTTGCCGTTCGAGTCACAAATTTCACCAACATACCTCTTGACGAAGACCAGATCATGGCCAATCTAGTCCATCACGGTCCTCTCGCAG tAGGATTGAATGCAGCTTTCATGCAGACATATGTTCGAGGTGTCTCATGCCCATTGATCTGCTTCAAGCGGTGGCTAAACCATGGGGTGCTGCTGGTTGGATATGGAGCTAGAGGATTCTCCATTCTGAGGCTTGGGTACCGACCATACTGGATCATAAAGAACTCATGGGGAAAGCATTGGggagaaaatggatattatcgaCTATGCAGAGGCCACAACATTTGCGGAATCGATAGCATGGCCTCTGCAGTGGCAGCAACATTGGCCACAGAAACTGGTTAG